In one Planctomycetota bacterium genomic region, the following are encoded:
- a CDS encoding dihydropteroate synthase: MTASRERIHFVTGRLAEPSLQRVLADLGPRVGFDYSVDVLNITVAALMTTPWIARRLAVPPGTDRVVLPGSVSGPLDVVAAAAGVPVERGPADLRRLDEWFGQARTDRDGYGAHAIEILAEINHAPRLSRAELLATARRLAADGADLIDVGCDPGSTWTGVGDAVRMLVAEGLRVSIDSFDPAEVGAAAAAGAELVLSVNSANAAAAADWGCEVVAIPDVPDDLGSLLDTADFLERRGVRFRLDPVLEPIGFGFAASLGRALELRRRRPEAALMVGIGNLTELTDVDSAGINVLLLGFCAEVGIGSVLTTEVIHWARSSVRECDLGRRLVHHAVTRRTLPKHVEPGLVVLRSGRPQAHGDEVLDRLAADIRDPNFRIFAERDAIHLVGAGLHLADRDPFALFERLSAAGRTDVDPSHAFYLGYEMAKAVTALTLGKDYRQDQALEWGHLTRAEIGHGPSRAAARAAAAAVSAAAATADPRPADPTPSPPVEAT, translated from the coding sequence GTGACCGCTTCCCGCGAACGCATCCATTTCGTCACCGGCCGGCTGGCGGAACCGTCGCTGCAACGCGTGCTGGCCGACCTCGGGCCGCGTGTGGGGTTCGATTACAGCGTCGACGTGCTCAACATCACCGTCGCGGCGTTGATGACGACCCCGTGGATCGCCCGGCGGCTGGCCGTGCCGCCGGGCACCGATCGCGTCGTCCTCCCCGGCTCGGTGTCGGGGCCGCTCGACGTCGTCGCCGCGGCGGCCGGTGTCCCCGTGGAGCGCGGCCCGGCCGACCTCCGCCGGCTCGACGAGTGGTTCGGCCAGGCGCGCACCGACCGCGACGGCTACGGCGCCCACGCGATCGAGATCCTCGCCGAGATCAACCACGCCCCGCGCCTGTCCCGCGCCGAGCTGCTCGCCACGGCGCGGCGGCTGGCCGCCGACGGCGCCGACCTGATTGACGTCGGCTGCGACCCCGGCTCGACCTGGACGGGCGTCGGCGACGCGGTGCGGATGCTCGTCGCCGAGGGGCTGCGGGTCTCGATCGACAGCTTCGACCCCGCCGAGGTCGGCGCCGCCGCGGCCGCCGGCGCGGAACTGGTGCTGAGCGTCAATTCCGCCAACGCCGCGGCCGCCGCCGACTGGGGCTGCGAGGTGGTGGCGATCCCCGACGTTCCCGACGATCTCGGCAGCCTCCTCGACACCGCCGACTTCCTCGAGCGCCGCGGGGTGCGTTTCCGCCTCGACCCGGTCCTCGAGCCGATCGGCTTCGGGTTCGCGGCGTCGCTCGGCCGGGCCCTCGAGCTGCGCCGCCGCCGCCCCGAGGCCGCGCTGATGGTCGGGATCGGCAACCTCACCGAGCTGACCGACGTCGACTCGGCCGGGATCAATGTCCTCCTGCTGGGCTTCTGCGCGGAGGTCGGGATCGGCTCGGTGCTGACCACCGAGGTGATCCACTGGGCGCGGTCGAGCGTGCGCGAGTGCGATCTCGGCCGGCGGCTCGTCCACCACGCGGTCACGCGGCGCACGCTCCCCAAGCACGTCGAGCCGGGGCTGGTGGTGCTCCGCTCGGGGCGGCCGCAGGCGCACGGCGACGAGGTCCTCGACCGCCTCGCCGCCGACATCCGCGATCCCAACTTCCGGATCTTCGCCGAGCGCGACGCGATCCACCTCGTCGGCGCGGGGCTGCACCTCGCCGACCGCGATCCCTTCGCGCTGTTCGAGCGGCTCTCGGCCGCGGGGCGGACCGACGTCGATCCGTCGCACGCCTTCTACCTCGGCTACGAGATGGCCAAGGCGGTCACCGCGCTCACGCTCGGCAAGGACTACCGTCAGGACCAGGCGCTCGAGTGGGGCCATCTGACGCGCGCCGAGATCGGCCACGGGCCGTCGCGCGCCGCGGCACGGGCCGCCGCTGCTGCCGTCAGCGCCGCGGCAGCGACCGCCGATCCCCGGCCGGCCGACCCGACACCCTCGCCCCCGGTCGAGGCGACGTGA
- a CDS encoding DUF447 family protein, producing MDAFAGSGHGGGPTTGKPSCILSVGGQSPPWPLSTVATAGNAEGFPGRRRPHPAADSLGHRLPASGGRILFPEPASPPPRARCVCHRMPLVLEGIVSTRADDGGAHLAPMGPWIDEAQRGRPTSLVLLPFATSRTAVHLARDGVGVFHVTDDCLLLARLIAGVEVPVPVRPAVAVEGWVIEDCCRAFEFRVGVADRATPRQQLAATVVHVHEGRPFFGWNRATAAVVEGAVHVSRLPLLGAAEVGRRLEALRMAIDKTAGERERAAFALLVSAVAAAGYADGSSGSAAGARADRPIP from the coding sequence ATGGATGCGTTCGCGGGAAGCGGTCACGGCGGCGGTCCGACGACGGGAAAACCCTCATGTATTCTATCTGTCGGTGGACAAAGCCCTCCGTGGCCTTTGTCCACTGTGGCGACCGCGGGAAACGCCGAGGGTTTCCCGGGTCGCCGTCGGCCGCATCCGGCGGCCGATTCCCTGGGCCACCGCCTGCCAGCTTCCGGTGGACGAATCCTCTTCCCCGAACCCGCCTCCCCGCCCCCGCGGGCGCGTTGCGTCTGCCATCGCATGCCCCTGGTCCTCGAAGGCATCGTCTCGACCCGCGCCGACGACGGCGGCGCGCACCTCGCCCCGATGGGGCCGTGGATCGACGAGGCCCAGCGCGGCCGACCGACGAGCCTCGTCCTCCTCCCGTTCGCGACCAGCCGGACCGCCGTCCACCTGGCGCGCGACGGGGTCGGCGTGTTCCACGTCACCGACGACTGCCTGCTCCTCGCCCGGCTGATCGCCGGGGTCGAGGTGCCGGTGCCGGTGCGGCCCGCCGTGGCGGTCGAGGGCTGGGTCATCGAGGACTGCTGCCGGGCGTTCGAGTTCCGCGTCGGCGTCGCCGACCGGGCGACGCCGCGCCAGCAGCTCGCCGCGACGGTCGTCCACGTCCACGAGGGGCGGCCGTTCTTCGGCTGGAACCGCGCCACCGCCGCGGTCGTCGAGGGGGCCGTGCACGTCTCGCGGCTCCCGTTGCTCGGAGCGGCGGAGGTCGGGCGCCGGCTCGAGGCCCTGCGGATGGCGATCGACAAGACGGCGGGGGAGCGCGAACGTGCCGCGTTCGCGTTGTTGGTTTCGGCGGTCGCCGCCGCCGGCTACGCTGATGGCTCCTCAGGTTCCGCCGCGGGGGCCCGCGCGGACCGACCGATCCCCTGA
- a CDS encoding beta-RFAP synthase, with protein sequence MPSDSPRPRSAGRLVEVKTPARLHLGMLSFGTPSVRSFGGVGVMVDRPGVHLRMGNAPDFRGRGQLVERALRFAHACSRSWDLPADAGCEIEVVAVPRAHVGLGSGTQLALAVAAGMRHLHLAGGEGGGPRADEGEPLHFETHDAVTLARAAGRGKRSSVGLYGFARGGLIVEAGRFTSPDDRGTDQARSPMVARVRLPSAWRCVVIVERNAEGLSGEAERQAFQRLAPVPREISAELSRLLLLELLPAAVEGRFDAFSEAVHAYGQLAGEPFAAESAQQPHAEATAQLIELLGELGVVGRAQSSWGPAVMALCDSLASAGTVVEQFEALGLTGQFELSIAKFDSDGAVMRVVE encoded by the coding sequence ATGCCGTCCGATTCCCCACGCCCGCGATCCGCCGGCCGCCTCGTCGAGGTGAAGACGCCGGCGCGGCTCCACCTCGGGATGCTCTCGTTCGGAACGCCGAGCGTCCGCTCGTTCGGCGGCGTCGGCGTGATGGTCGACCGCCCGGGGGTCCACCTGCGGATGGGCAATGCCCCCGACTTCCGTGGCCGCGGCCAGCTCGTCGAGCGCGCCCTGCGCTTCGCCCATGCCTGCAGCCGATCGTGGGATCTGCCGGCCGACGCGGGCTGCGAGATCGAGGTGGTGGCGGTGCCGCGCGCCCATGTCGGCCTCGGCAGCGGCACGCAGCTCGCCCTCGCCGTCGCCGCCGGGATGCGTCATCTCCATCTCGCCGGGGGCGAAGGGGGCGGTCCGCGCGCCGACGAGGGGGAGCCCTTGCACTTCGAGACCCACGACGCGGTAACGCTGGCGCGGGCCGCTGGGCGCGGGAAGCGCTCGAGCGTCGGCCTCTACGGCTTCGCCCGCGGCGGGTTGATCGTCGAGGCCGGCCGGTTCACCTCCCCGGACGACCGCGGCACCGACCAAGCGCGTTCGCCGATGGTCGCGCGGGTGCGTCTGCCGAGCGCCTGGCGCTGTGTCGTGATCGTCGAACGCAACGCCGAAGGGCTGTCGGGCGAGGCGGAGCGCCAGGCGTTCCAACGCCTCGCGCCGGTGCCACGGGAGATCTCCGCCGAGCTGTCGCGGCTGCTGCTGCTCGAACTGCTCCCGGCGGCGGTCGAGGGGCGGTTCGACGCCTTCTCTGAGGCGGTCCATGCCTATGGGCAGTTGGCCGGCGAGCCGTTCGCGGCGGAGAGCGCGCAGCAGCCGCATGCCGAGGCGACCGCCCAGCTCATCGAGCTCCTCGGCGAGCTCGGGGTCGTCGGCCGGGCGCAGAGCAGCTGGGGACCGGCGGTGATGGCGCTCTGCGACTCGCTCGCCTCGGCGGGGACGGTGGTGGAGCAGTTCGAGGCGCTCGGGCTCACCGGCCAATTCGAACTGTCGATCGCCAAGTTCGACTCCGACGGCGCCGTGATGCGCGTCGTCGAGTGA
- a CDS encoding sugar phosphate isomerase/epimerase: MAGCRQTTRRGWIAATALAAVTPRGLSAADPPRRRGAPRFVPALAAYGFRQYFPWSRGMAQAVADPARALSIPGFIDYCADHGCDAELTAYYFDPAVGDADLAAFRRQAHLRGIAIAGTAVGNRFTLPAGPRLDGEIADVKRWIDRTALLGAGHMRVFAGPSGDGLDDAAARRQCIAALTECAAHAATRGVMLGVENHGGVVADPDGLLAVVRGVDSDWLGISLDTGNFVSADPYADLAHCAPYAVNVQYKVSIRRTEGVPAEPADARRIVGILRDAGYQGRVALEYEEDEDPYAAVPRHLAALRTALAG, encoded by the coding sequence ATGGCGGGATGCCGTCAGACGACGCGGCGCGGCTGGATCGCGGCGACGGCCCTGGCGGCGGTGACGCCGCGCGGCCTGTCCGCCGCCGATCCGCCGCGACGCCGCGGTGCTCCACGGTTCGTCCCCGCGCTTGCCGCCTACGGCTTCCGGCAGTACTTCCCCTGGTCGCGCGGCATGGCGCAGGCCGTCGCCGATCCGGCGCGGGCGCTGTCGATTCCGGGGTTCATCGACTACTGCGCCGACCACGGCTGCGATGCCGAGCTGACCGCCTACTACTTCGATCCCGCCGTCGGGGACGCCGACCTGGCGGCCTTCCGCCGCCAGGCCCACCTCCGCGGGATCGCGATCGCCGGGACCGCCGTCGGCAACCGCTTCACGCTCCCCGCCGGCCCGCGGCTCGACGGCGAGATCGCCGACGTCAAGCGCTGGATCGACCGCACCGCGCTGCTCGGAGCCGGGCACATGCGCGTCTTCGCCGGGCCGTCCGGCGACGGCCTCGACGACGCCGCCGCGCGGAGGCAGTGCATCGCCGCGCTCACCGAGTGCGCCGCCCACGCCGCGACGCGCGGCGTGATGCTCGGCGTCGAGAACCACGGCGGCGTGGTCGCCGACCCCGACGGCCTCCTCGCGGTCGTCCGCGGCGTGGACAGCGACTGGCTCGGGATCAGCCTCGACACCGGCAACTTCGTCTCGGCCGATCCCTACGCCGACCTCGCGCACTGCGCGCCCTATGCGGTCAACGTCCAGTACAAGGTGTCGATCCGCCGCACCGAAGGGGTGCCGGCCGAGCCGGCTGACGCACGGCGGATCGTCGGCATCCTGCGCGACGCCGGCTACCAGGGGCGCGTGGCGCTCGAATACGAAGAAGACGAAGATCCCTACGCCGCCGTGCCGCGGCACCTGGCGGCGCTGCGGACGGCGCTGGCAGGCTGA
- a CDS encoding insulinase family protein: MGRRAPLLPLLLLLLVAGRAVAQAPVAKPEKVTSVEGVSEYRFPNGARVVLFPDPSRPTITVNMTVLVGSRHEGYGEAGMAHLLEHLVFKGTPTFPEVPKALRDHGASFNGTTNVDRTNYFETVPATDENLDFAIHLECDRLVNSFIKREDLLSEFTVVRNEFERGENSPERVLAQRVQAAAYEWHNYGKSTIGNRSDIERVPIDNLRAFYERFYQPDNVVLIVTGKFEEEKALALAAKYLGSIPRPSRKLNTTYTEEPAQDGERTVILRRVGKVGSVMIAYHMPAAAHPDWAPLSMLASILSEDKIGRLEKNLVEPDIATGASAFADDAHDPGLFSFMAQPVEGKLDETERTLLAVAESVAETPFRAEELDRAKLRARRRAENTLADAASMSQALSSAAALGDWRLWFLQRDRIDAVTVDDVNRVAATYFKPHNRTIGKFIPVEAPQRLAVPQVESIAEVVKDYRGGVAREAGEAFDPTPENIDRRTKIVEIDGIKVAMLPKKNRGDTVSVAMALRYGNERSLHGLATAAGMLPRMLMAGTSKYDRQQLRQKFDELGVRMGGGGRGGRGGGGGGGAGGLSFGMEAKKGTLPDAIRLLGEVLRDPAFSAEEFDQMRAQSLAGMARMETEPQMLAGVKLGRALSDYPPGDVRHARSIEESRAELEKANLDEVKKLYREQLSAAVGEIAIVGDFDPDAALAAIRDVVKDWKSSTPYTRIERTAKKDLTGAKEDILTPDKDNAVFIAGLSFPLDDESPDEMALEVGNFILGGGALSSRLGDRIRQKEGLSYGVNSSVSVPARGDDARFTISAITNPGNIDAVERAALEELKRFIQSGPSEEELAAAKTAWLEARKTGRSSDGTIVAQLVSNLELGRTMARVAADEKRVAELTPQQIQDAFRRHVDPDKLVIIRAGDFTKKAAPAK; encoded by the coding sequence CCTGCTCCTCGTCGCCGGTCGGGCCGTCGCCCAGGCGCCGGTCGCCAAGCCGGAGAAGGTGACCTCCGTCGAAGGGGTGAGCGAGTACCGCTTCCCCAACGGGGCCCGCGTCGTGCTGTTTCCCGATCCGTCACGGCCGACGATCACGGTCAACATGACGGTGCTCGTCGGGTCGCGGCACGAGGGCTATGGCGAGGCGGGGATGGCCCACCTTCTCGAGCACCTCGTGTTCAAGGGGACGCCGACGTTTCCCGAGGTGCCCAAGGCGCTCCGCGACCACGGCGCGAGCTTCAACGGCACGACCAACGTCGACCGCACCAATTACTTCGAAACCGTGCCGGCCACCGACGAGAACCTCGACTTCGCGATCCACCTCGAATGCGACCGACTCGTCAACAGCTTCATCAAGCGCGAAGACCTGCTGTCGGAGTTCACGGTCGTCCGCAACGAATTCGAACGGGGCGAGAACAGCCCCGAGCGCGTCCTCGCCCAGCGCGTCCAGGCGGCGGCCTACGAGTGGCACAACTACGGCAAGAGCACGATCGGCAACCGCTCCGACATCGAGCGGGTGCCGATCGACAACCTCCGCGCCTTTTACGAGCGCTTCTACCAGCCCGACAACGTCGTCCTCATCGTGACCGGGAAGTTCGAGGAGGAGAAGGCGCTCGCCCTGGCGGCCAAGTACCTCGGCTCGATCCCGCGCCCGTCGCGGAAGCTCAACACGACCTACACCGAGGAACCGGCGCAGGACGGCGAGCGGACGGTGATCCTCCGCCGCGTCGGCAAGGTCGGGTCGGTGATGATCGCCTACCACATGCCGGCCGCCGCCCACCCCGACTGGGCACCGCTGTCGATGCTCGCGAGCATTCTCTCGGAGGACAAGATCGGCCGGCTCGAGAAAAACCTCGTCGAGCCCGACATCGCCACCGGTGCCAGCGCGTTCGCCGACGACGCCCACGACCCCGGCTTGTTCAGCTTCATGGCACAGCCGGTCGAAGGGAAGCTCGACGAGACGGAGCGCACGCTGCTGGCGGTGGCCGAGAGCGTCGCCGAGACGCCGTTCAGGGCCGAGGAGCTCGACCGCGCCAAGCTCCGCGCGCGGCGCCGCGCCGAGAACACACTCGCCGACGCCGCCTCGATGTCGCAGGCGCTGTCGTCGGCGGCGGCGCTCGGCGACTGGCGGTTGTGGTTCCTGCAGCGCGACCGGATCGACGCGGTGACCGTCGACGACGTCAACCGTGTCGCCGCCACCTACTTCAAGCCCCACAACCGCACGATCGGCAAGTTCATCCCCGTCGAGGCGCCGCAGCGGCTCGCGGTCCCGCAGGTCGAGTCGATCGCCGAGGTCGTCAAGGACTACCGGGGTGGCGTGGCCCGCGAGGCCGGCGAGGCCTTCGACCCGACGCCCGAGAACATCGACCGGCGCACGAAGATCGTGGAGATTGACGGCATCAAGGTGGCCATGCTGCCGAAGAAGAACCGCGGCGACACGGTGTCGGTCGCGATGGCGCTGCGCTACGGCAACGAGCGCTCGCTCCACGGCCTGGCGACCGCCGCCGGGATGCTGCCGCGGATGCTGATGGCCGGCACGAGCAAGTACGACCGCCAGCAGCTGCGGCAGAAGTTCGACGAACTGGGCGTGCGTATGGGGGGCGGCGGCCGCGGCGGCCGGGGGGGTGGCGGTGGCGGTGGAGCGGGCGGGCTATCGTTCGGGATGGAGGCCAAGAAGGGCACGCTTCCCGACGCGATCCGGCTCCTCGGCGAGGTCCTCCGCGATCCGGCGTTCTCGGCGGAGGAGTTCGACCAGATGCGCGCCCAGTCGCTCGCCGGGATGGCGCGGATGGAGACCGAGCCGCAGATGCTCGCCGGCGTCAAGCTCGGCCGGGCGCTGTCTGACTACCCGCCCGGCGACGTCCGCCACGCGCGGTCGATCGAGGAGAGCCGGGCGGAGCTCGAGAAGGCGAATCTCGACGAGGTCAAAAAGCTGTACCGCGAGCAGCTCTCGGCGGCGGTCGGCGAGATCGCGATCGTCGGTGATTTCGATCCCGACGCCGCCCTCGCCGCGATCCGCGACGTCGTCAAGGACTGGAAGTCGTCGACGCCCTACACGCGAATCGAGCGGACGGCGAAAAAAGACCTCACCGGGGCCAAGGAGGACATCCTCACGCCCGACAAGGACAACGCCGTGTTCATCGCCGGGCTGTCGTTCCCGCTCGACGACGAGTCGCCCGACGAGATGGCGCTCGAGGTCGGCAATTTCATCCTCGGCGGCGGGGCGCTGTCGAGCCGGCTCGGCGACCGGATCCGGCAGAAGGAGGGCCTGAGCTACGGCGTCAATTCGTCGGTCAGCGTGCCGGCCCGCGGCGACGATGCCCGGTTCACGATCAGCGCGATCACCAATCCCGGCAACATCGACGCCGTCGAGAGGGCGGCGCTGGAGGAGCTGAAGCGTTTCATCCAGTCGGGCCCCAGTGAGGAGGAGCTGGCCGCCGCCAAGACGGCCTGGCTCGAGGCCCGCAAGACGGGTCGTTCGAGCGACGGCACGATCGTGGCGCAGCTCGTCAGCAACCTCGAACTCGGCCGGACAATGGCCCGGGTCGCGGCCGACGAGAAGCGCGTGGCGGAACTGACGCCGCAGCAGATCCAGGACGCCTTCCGCCGGCACGTCGATCCCGACAAGCTCGTGATCATCCGTGCCGGCGACTTCACCAAGAAGGCCGCGCCGGCCAAATGA